A stretch of the Notolabrus celidotus isolate fNotCel1 chromosome 3, fNotCel1.pri, whole genome shotgun sequence genome encodes the following:
- the tdrd3 gene encoding tudor domain-containing protein 3: protein MTDLADSLSKEGWYLTDEGIAELKGSAEKVTHNDIIRIALDSDLRPIGGKFLPPDINSGRTEKLEGPCVLQVQKVRNISAPKDHEESQGAPRMLRLQMTDGHTTCVGLEFKHLSKISLNTPPGTKVKLLGTVQVKNGLLLLDDSKISVLGGEVDHMVEKWELQRSLAKHSRSNIGAEGGPPPFVPFGQKCARRDEVDSRDLDQRKTLQTHNVIKSPDENDEFEKQRTAAIAEVAKTKEGPRTFGGGGNAGSNLSNTASSSRSRDSYQQRRREDRADRTDRPESRQDGNYRELVDERALRDIMEMGFNKEAARQALMDNNNNLEVALNSLLTGACSGSRPGPVLAESNRPPPRARGRGRGRSRNEDEEEGAGGRPSGPSTLFDFLESKMGVFSIDEPKSQAPQRHNDSKANFSNSDFYSKDTSHNKYSSHNDHRQQRNDRPPRFHRDTDFPKPGQEPLSNSPTPQTSAQGQHWKSQERWSRGAPDRSQGDRRDMRDEQNFPSSFPTTFTRSKEPQQLMDIGGSFHQRSRNGDGGGGGGGGGGGGGSSGGSGGGGGGGGGGGNTTGPSHRRGPKDNAPTSKLNNSSGGEPDGRGNNKRTDRIEESNNSRRSGKGERPNSGYFDRQRDGGPPNFNYRGGGSGSPQEMGSSQDSRIMTGDPSHFQNGDVEHKRTGPIKPANSSGPPHREQQPKKNMYNNPGPKRRSGQGRGQGPRGPEKGHYMERAWKPGDQCLALYWEDSKFYHARIDAVHSSGSTAVVVFSDYGNCEEVLLHNIKPIPADVMEEDDGYYDSSLEFRRGGDGQPRRSRPTQQYYQPPRARD, encoded by the exons TTGGAGGGACCATGTGTTCTCCAAGTGCAGAAGGTGAGGAACATCTCAGCTCCTAAAGACCACGAGGAGTCCCAGGGTGCGCCGCGAATGCTGCGACTACAGATGACAGATGGGCACACCACCTGTGTTGGATTGGAGTTTAAACACCTGTCCAAAATCAG TCTTAATACTCCCCCTGGAACAAAGGTGAAACTCCTCGGTACAGTCCAGGTTAAAAATGGTCTTCTGCTGCTCGATGACTCAAAAATCTCGGTCCTTGGAGGCGAGGTTGATCACATGGTGGAGAAATGGGAGCTACAAAGG AGTCTGGCCAAACACAGCAGGAGTAACATTGGAGCAGAAGGTGGACCTCCTCCCTTTGTGCCATTTGGTCAG AAGTGTGCAAGGAGGGATGAAGTAGACAGCAGAGATCTCGACCAGAGGAAGACCCTGCAGACTCACAATGTGATCAAAAGTCCTGACGAGAATGATGAGTTTGAGAAGCAGCGGACTGCAGCTATTGCTGAagtggccaagaccaaagag GGTCCCCGCACGTTCGGCGGTGGAGGAAATGCAGGGAGTAATTTATCCAACACTGCTTCTTCCTCCCGGAGCCGAGACTCGTACCAGCAGAGGAGGCGAGAAGACAGGGCCGACAGGACCGACAGACCAGAAAGCAGACAAGATGGAAACTATCGAGAGCTG GTGGACGAACGTGCCCTGAGAGACATCATGGAGATGGGCTTCAACAAAGAGGCGGCTCGGCAGGCCCTCatggacaacaacaacaaccttgAAGTGGCGCTAAACAGCCTGTTGACTGGTGCCTGTTCTGGTAGCAGACCTGGTCCTGTGTTAGCTGAATCCAACAGGCCTCCACCCAGAG CCAGAGGACGGGGGAGAGGCAGGTCCAGGaatgaagacgaggaggagggagcagggggaaGGCCATCTGGACCAAGCACTCTTTTTGACTTCCTGGAATCTAAGATGGGCGTTTTCTCGATCGATG AGCCAAAGAGCCAGGCCCCTCAGCGGCACAATGACAGCAAAGCAAACTTCTCCAACTCGGACTTCTACTCCAAAGACACATCTCACAACAAGTACTCATCTCATAATGACCATCGGCAACAAAGGAACGACAGACCACCTCGCTTCCACAGGGACACCGATTTCCCCAAACCCGGCCAGGAGCCTCTCTCCAACTCTCCAACCCCCCAAACATCAGCGCAGGGCCAGCACTGGAAGAGCCAGGAGCGATGGTCGCGAGGCGCACCAGACAGATCGCAGGGAGACAGGAGGGACATGCGGGATGAGCAGAATTTTCCCTCATCCTTCCCGACTACTTTTACACGTTCGAAAGAACCTCAGCAGCTGATGGATATAGGTGGATCTTTCCACCAGCGATCCAGGAACGGAgacggtggtggtggtggtggtggtggtggtggtggtggtggtagtagtggtggtagtggtggtggtgggggtggtggtggtgggggtggGAACACGACTGGGCCATCTCACAGGAGAGGGCCGAAAGATAACGCGCCCACGTCTAAGCTTAATAACTCTTCAGGGGGTGAACCAGACGGAAGAGGAAACAACAAACGCACTGACAGAATTGAAGAATCCAACAACAGCAGAAGGTCGGGGAAAGGTGAGCGGCCAAACTCGGGTTACTTTGACCGACAGAGGGATGGTGGACCGCCAAACTTTAACTACAGGGGTGGGGGCTCAGGTTCACCCCAAGAAATGGGGTCATCGCAGGACTCTCGGATCATGACGGGGGATCCTAGTCATTTCCAAAACGGAGATGTGGAACACAAAAGAACTGGACCGATCAAGCCTGCAAACTCATCGGGTCCCCCTCACAGGGAGCAGCAGCCGAAGAAGAACATGTACAATAACCCCGGACCTAAACGGAGGTCTGGACAGGGCAGGGGTCAGGGACCTCGAGGACCAGAGAAAGGCCATTACATGGAACGAGCTTGGAAACCCGGAGACCAGTGCCTGGCTCTGTACTGGGAAGACAGCAAG TTCTACCATGCCAGAATAGATGCTGTGCATTCATCAGGCTCCACGGCTGTGGTTGTATTCAGCGATTATGGGAACTGTGAAGAAGTTCTACTGCATAACATCAAACCTATCCCAGCTGATGTTATG GAGGAAGATGATGGGTACTACGACAGTTCATTAGAGTTTCGTCGCGGGGGAGACGGACAGCCGAGACGCTCAAGACCAACACAGCAGTATTACCAGCCTCCCAGGGCGAGGgattga